In Salinarimonas sp., a genomic segment contains:
- a CDS encoding outer membrane beta-barrel protein: protein MPRAAARLTVVVLAAGLAAGSAQAQTVIGVEDAPPDLRPARDEAVFAPVSGLPRAEVRAPVTRLAPSPPARQAAPRRAPEGDPYAPLGIRLGAFTLRPSITQSAGWDTNPERVETGAEGRALSRTQGDLTLESDWSRHALTGSVSGVYDAYRGGDLEPRFSGAADLGLRLDIRESTALSLRATAATATERVGSPEVPSDLAEGPQTSTYGAEAALAMGFGRLETTLRGAIARSVNADGVRADGSRVDRSDDDFTETRAALRLGYAVSPRLTPFVEAEIDQRRYEGAGARRDSVGTTARVGAEIELTRLLAGEVSAGWQERDYESPARGDATGAVAQARLVWTPTPLTTVTLAGESRLAETSVAGATAAEARRASVAIAHRLRRSLVLDASLSWAGTDYEGVSLSEELIAAAAGLEWRLDRGLAVTARYSHERLESTRPGGDHVADVALVGVRLTR, encoded by the coding sequence GTGCCGCGCGCCGCCGCTCGCCTGACCGTAGTCGTCCTCGCCGCCGGCCTCGCCGCGGGGAGCGCGCAGGCGCAGACGGTGATCGGCGTCGAGGACGCGCCGCCGGACCTGCGGCCGGCGCGGGACGAGGCGGTGTTCGCGCCCGTGTCCGGTCTCCCGCGCGCCGAGGTCCGCGCCCCGGTCACCCGCCTCGCGCCGAGCCCGCCGGCCCGGCAGGCCGCTCCGCGCCGGGCGCCCGAGGGCGACCCCTACGCGCCGCTGGGCATCCGCCTGGGCGCCTTCACCCTGCGCCCCTCGATCACCCAGTCCGCCGGCTGGGACACCAACCCCGAGCGCGTCGAGACCGGCGCCGAGGGCCGCGCGCTCTCGCGCACGCAGGGCGACCTCACGCTCGAGAGCGACTGGTCGCGCCACGCCCTCACGGGATCCGTGAGCGGCGTCTACGACGCCTATCGCGGCGGCGATCTCGAGCCGCGCTTTTCCGGCGCCGCCGATCTCGGGCTTCGCCTCGACATCCGCGAGAGCACGGCGCTGTCCCTGCGCGCCACCGCGGCCACGGCCACCGAGCGCGTCGGCTCGCCGGAAGTCCCGAGCGACCTCGCCGAGGGCCCGCAGACGTCGACCTACGGCGCCGAGGCCGCCCTCGCCATGGGCTTCGGCCGGCTGGAGACGACCCTGCGCGGCGCCATCGCGCGCTCCGTCAACGCGGACGGCGTGCGCGCCGACGGCAGCCGCGTCGACCGCTCCGACGACGATTTCACCGAGACGCGCGCGGCCCTGCGCCTCGGCTACGCGGTCTCGCCGCGGCTCACGCCCTTCGTCGAGGCCGAGATCGATCAGCGCCGCTACGAGGGCGCGGGCGCGAGGCGCGATTCCGTCGGGACGACCGCGCGTGTGGGCGCCGAGATCGAGCTGACGCGCCTCCTCGCGGGCGAGGTCTCCGCCGGCTGGCAGGAGCGCGACTACGAGAGCCCGGCCCGCGGCGACGCCACCGGCGCCGTGGCGCAGGCGCGCCTCGTCTGGACGCCGACGCCGCTCACGACGGTCACCCTCGCCGGCGAGAGCCGCCTCGCCGAGACAAGCGTCGCGGGCGCCACCGCCGCGGAAGCCCGGCGCGCGTCCGTGGCGATCGCCCACCGGCTGCGCCGCAGTCTCGTGCTGGACGCCTCGCTCAGCTGGGCCGGCACGGACTACGAGGGCGTCTCCCTGTCCGAGGAGCTGATCGCGGCCGCGGCCGGCCTCGAATGGCGGCTCGACCGCGGCCTCGCGGTCACCGCGCGCTATTCTCACGAGCGACTGGAGTCGACGCGCCCGGGGGGCGATCACGTGGCGGACGTGGCGCTGGTGGGGGTGCGGCTGACGCGGTGA